A stretch of Henckelia pumila isolate YLH828 chromosome 4, ASM3356847v2, whole genome shotgun sequence DNA encodes these proteins:
- the LOC140860284 gene encoding vacuolar-sorting receptor 3-like — protein MGCSRRSKSAVFLGFLLLIFTELVVGPFVVEKNSLRVTSPEDLKGTYDSAIGNFGIPQYGGSMAGTVVYSKDNKDGCKPFGDSGVSFKARPGALPTFVIVDRGECFFALKVWNAQNSGAAAVLVADDVDEPLITMDSPEEDVASGKYIENITIPSALISKNFGERLKKAINGGDMVNLNLDWREAVPHPDDRVEYELWSNSNDECGVKCDMLMDFVKEFKGAAQILEKGGYTQFTPHYITWYCPQAFTISKQCKSQCINHGRYCAPDPEEDFSSGYDGKDVVLENLRQLCLFKVAKEAQKSWIWWDYVTDFQIRCPMKEKKYNKECADGVIKSLGLDLKKIEKCMGNPDDDSDNPVLKEEQDAQVGKGSRGDVTILPTVVVNNRQYRGKLEKGAVLKAICSGFEETTEPSVCLSGDVETNECLENNGGCWQDKAANLTACKDTFRGRVCECPVVNGVKFKGDGYNSCTATGPGRCQISHGGCWNENRNGIAFSACVDYEEGKCACPPGFKGDGVKNCEDIDECKEKKACQCPECRCKNTWGSYDCTCSGDLLYMWDHDTCISKRATEVKSSWVAVWVIFIGLAIACGGAYLVYRHRLRSYMDSEIRAIMAQYMPLDGQHEVPSHSHEDHA, from the exons ATGGGGTGTTCCAGAAGATCAAAAAGCGCAGTCTTTCTTGGGTTTTTGCTTCTGATTTTCACTGAGTTAGTTGTGGGTCCGTTCGTGGTGGAGAAGAATAGTCTGAGGGTGACGTCACCGGAGGACCTGAAGGGTACTTACGATAGTGCGATCGGGAACTTTGGGATTCCGCAGTATGGTGGAAGCATGGCTGGAACTGTGGTGTATTCGAAGGACAATAAGGATGGGTGCAAACCGTTTGGAGATTCTGGGGTTTCTTTCAAGGCCAGGCCTGGAGCTTTACCTACCTTTGTTATTGTTGATCGTGGAG AATGTTTTTTTGCCTTAAAGGTTTGGAATGCTCAAAATTCCGGTGCAGCTGCAGTTCTAGTTGCTGATGATGTTGATGAACCATTGATAACTATGGACTCACCTGAAGAAGATGTTGCTTCTGGAAAATATATTGAGAACATAACAATACCATCTGCATTGATTAGCAAAAATTTTGGTGAAAGGTTAAAGAAAGCAATCAATGGCGGTGATATGGTGAACCTGAATCTTGATTGGAGAGAAGCTGTTCCACATCCAGATGATCGAGTTGAATATGAGCTGTGGAGTAACAGCAATGATGAGTGTGGGGTTAAATGTGACATGCTGATGGACTTTGTAAAAGAGTTTAAGGGTGCTGCTCAAATTCTCGAGAAAGGTGGTTATACTCAATTTACACCTCATTATATAACTTGGTACTGTCCTCAGGCATTCACTATAAGCAAACAATGCAAGTCCCAATGCATCAACCATGGACGATATTGTGCTCCAGACCCTGAAGAAGATTTTAGCTCTGGTTATGATGGAAAAGACGTTGTTCTTGAAAACTTGAGACAGTTATGTTTGTTTAAAGTAGCCAAAGAGGCCCAAAAGTCATGGATCTGGTGGGATTACGTTACTGATTTCCAAATTAGATGCCCCATGAAGGAGAAGAAATACAATAAAGAATGTGCTGATGGTGTTATCAAATCATTAG GGCTTGATctgaaaaaaatcgaaaaatgcATGGGTAACCCTGATGATGATTCGGACAATCCTGTTTTGAAAGAGGAGCAGGATGCTCAA GTTGGGAAAGGATCTCGTGGTGATGTAACCATATTGCCTACAGTTGTTGTGAATAATCGGCAATATCGAG GTAAATTGGAGAAAGGTGCTGTGCTAAAAGCTATATGCTCAGGTTTTGAGGAAACTACCGAACCTTCTGTTTGTTTGAGTGGCG ATgtggaaacaaatgaatgcTTGGAAAATAATGGTGGCTGCTGGCAGGACAAGGCTGCTAATCTTACGGCTTGCAAG GATACATTTCGAGGAAGAGTTTGTGAATGCCCTGTGGTTAACGGCGTGAAGTTTAAGGGAGATGGTTACAACTCTTGCACtg CAACTGGTCCTGGGCGATGCCAAATCAGCCATGGTGGCTGTTGGAACGAAAACAGAAATGGAATCGCCTTTTCAGCTTGCGTG GATTATGAAGAAGGGAAGTGCGCTTGTCCGCCTGGATTTAAAGGAGATGGTGTTAAAAATTGTGAAG ATATTGACGAGTGTAAGGAGAAGAAAGCCTGTCAATGCCCTGAATGCAGATGCAAGAATACGTGGGGCAGCTATGATTGCACTTGTAGTGGGGATTTGTTATATATGTGGGACCATGATACGTGCATAA GTAAGCGGGCTACTGAGGTGAAGTCTTCTTGGGTGGCTGTTTGGGTCATTTTCATTGGATTGGCTATCGCTTGTGGTGGGGCATATCTTGTGTACAGACATAGATTGAGG TCATATATGGACTCGGAGATAAGGGCTATAATGGCGCAATACATGCCCCTAGATGGTCAACATGAAGTTCCAAGTCACTCACACGAAGATCACGCGTGA